Proteins encoded by one window of Cervus canadensis isolate Bull #8, Minnesota chromosome 18, ASM1932006v1, whole genome shotgun sequence:
- the TRADD gene encoding tumor necrosis factor receptor type 1-associated DEATH domain protein isoform X1, which translates to MAAGPNGLEEWVGSAYLFVESSLDKVVLSDAYAHQQQKVAMYRALRTALAESGGSPDVLQMLKIHRSDPQLIVQLRFSGRQTCGRFLRAYREGALRATLQGYLARALALNAVPLQLELRAGAEQLDAVLTDEERCLNCICAQKPDRLRDEELTELEDALRNLTCGSAAGQGGDVQGTPAPSQSLAPSPPEEKPPPPPPGQTFFFQGQPIVNRPLNLQDQQKFARSVGLKWRKVGRSLQRSCRALRDPALDSLAYEYEREGLYEQAFQLLRRFVQAEGRRATLQRLVEALEENELTSLAEDLLGLANPDGGLA; encoded by the exons ATGGCGGCTGGGCCAAATGGGCTTGAGGAGTGGGTGGGCAGCGCGTACCTGTTTGTGGAGTCCTCGCTGGACAAAGTGGTCTTGTCCGATGCCTACGCTCACCAGCAGCAGAAAGTGGCAATGTACAGGGCTCTCCGGACTGCCCTGGCAG AGAGTGGCGGGAGCCCCGACGTGCTGCAGATGCTCAAGATCCACCGCAGCGACCCGCAGTTGATCGTGCAACTGCGTTTCAGCGGGCGCCAGACGTGCGGCCGCTTCCTCCGCGCCTACCGCGAGGGGGCGCTGCGAGCCACGTTGCAAGGGTACCTGGCTCGGGCACTGGCCCTGAACGCTGTGCCGCTGCAACTGGAACTGCGTGCTGGCGCCGAGCAGCTGGATGCCGTGTTGACCGACGAGGAGCGCTGTTTGAACTGCATATGCGCGCAGAAG CCTGACCGGCTCCGGGATGAGGAACTCACCGAGTTGGAGGATGCGCTCAGGAATCTGACATGCGGCTCGGCGGCGGGCCAAGGGGGCGACGTGCAAGGCACTCCAGCTCCCTCGCAGTCTCTGGCACCTTCTCCGCCAGAGGAGAAACCGCCACCCCCGCCGCCTGGCCAGACTTTTTTCTTCCAGGGTCAGCCCATAG TGAACCGGCCGTTGAACCTGCAGGATCAACAGAAGTTCGCCCGCTCCGTGGGCCTCAAGTGGCGCAAGGTGGGGCGGTCTCTGCAGCGCAGCTGCCGCGCGCTGCGGGACCCGGCGTTGGACTCACTGGCCTATGAATACGAGCGCGAAGGGCTATACGAGCAGGCCTTCCAGCTGCTGCGGCGCTTCGTGCAGGCCGAGGGCCGCCGTGCCACGCTGCAGCGCCTGGTGGAGGCACTCGAAGAGAACGAGCTCACCAGCCTGGCGGAGGACTTGCTGGGCCTCGCGAACCCTGACGGCGGCCTGGCCTAG
- the TRADD gene encoding tumor necrosis factor receptor type 1-associated DEATH domain protein isoform X2: protein MLKIHRSDPQLIVQLRFSGRQTCGRFLRAYREGALRATLQGYLARALALNAVPLQLELRAGAEQLDAVLTDEERCLNCICAQKPDRLRDEELTELEDALRNLTCGSAAGQGGDVQGTPAPSQSLAPSPPEEKPPPPPPGQTFFFQGQPIVNRPLNLQDQQKFARSVGLKWRKVGRSLQRSCRALRDPALDSLAYEYEREGLYEQAFQLLRRFVQAEGRRATLQRLVEALEENELTSLAEDLLGLANPDGGLA from the exons ATGCTCAAGATCCACCGCAGCGACCCGCAGTTGATCGTGCAACTGCGTTTCAGCGGGCGCCAGACGTGCGGCCGCTTCCTCCGCGCCTACCGCGAGGGGGCGCTGCGAGCCACGTTGCAAGGGTACCTGGCTCGGGCACTGGCCCTGAACGCTGTGCCGCTGCAACTGGAACTGCGTGCTGGCGCCGAGCAGCTGGATGCCGTGTTGACCGACGAGGAGCGCTGTTTGAACTGCATATGCGCGCAGAAG CCTGACCGGCTCCGGGATGAGGAACTCACCGAGTTGGAGGATGCGCTCAGGAATCTGACATGCGGCTCGGCGGCGGGCCAAGGGGGCGACGTGCAAGGCACTCCAGCTCCCTCGCAGTCTCTGGCACCTTCTCCGCCAGAGGAGAAACCGCCACCCCCGCCGCCTGGCCAGACTTTTTTCTTCCAGGGTCAGCCCATAG TGAACCGGCCGTTGAACCTGCAGGATCAACAGAAGTTCGCCCGCTCCGTGGGCCTCAAGTGGCGCAAGGTGGGGCGGTCTCTGCAGCGCAGCTGCCGCGCGCTGCGGGACCCGGCGTTGGACTCACTGGCCTATGAATACGAGCGCGAAGGGCTATACGAGCAGGCCTTCCAGCTGCTGCGGCGCTTCGTGCAGGCCGAGGGCCGCCGTGCCACGCTGCAGCGCCTGGTGGAGGCACTCGAAGAGAACGAGCTCACCAGCCTGGCGGAGGACTTGCTGGGCCTCGCGAACCCTGACGGCGGCCTGGCCTAG
- the B3GNT9 gene encoding UDP-GlcNAc:betaGal beta-1,3-N-acetylglucosaminyltransferase 9, whose translation MRRRLRLRREALLTLLLGATLGLLLYAQHEGTAPTTSSPRAQGRAAPGPTPGLRVFQAPDTGAAPPAYEGDTPEPPTPTGPFDFGRYLRAKDQRRFPLLINQPHKCQGNGAFPRGPDLLIAVKSVAADFERRQAVRQTWGAEGRVQGALVRRVFLLGIPRGTGTVGGEAEEGTQTHWSALLRAESRAYADILLWAFDDTFFNLTLKEIHFLAWASAYCPDVRFVFKGDADVFVHVGNLLEFLAPRDPAQDLLAGDVIVQARPIRVRASKYYIPEAVYGLPAYPAYAGGGGFVLSGATLRRLAGACAQVELFPIDDVFLGMCLQRLHLTPEPHPAFRTFGIPRPSAAPHLHTFDPCFYRELVVVHGLSAADIWLMWHLLHGPNGPACARPWPVPAGPFQWGP comes from the coding sequence ATGAGGCGGAGGCTGCGCCTACGCCGAGAAGCGTTGCTCACGCTGCTCCTCGGCGCCACCCTCGGCCTCCTGCTCTACGCGCAGCACGAAGGCACGGCCCCGACGACGAGCTCGCCGCGAGCACAAGGGAGGGCGGCGCCGGGGCCCACTCCAGGGCTCCGTGTATTTCAGGCCCCGGACACGGGTGCAGCCCCTCCGGCCTACGAAGGGGATACGCCAGAGCCGCCCACGCCCACGGGACCCTTTGACTTCGGCCGCTATCTGCGCGCCAAGGACCAGCGGCGCTTCCCTCTCCTCATTAATCAGCCGCACAAGTGCCAAGGAAATGGTGCGTTCCCCCGCGGACCCGACCTGCTCATCGCCGTCAAGTCGGTGGCGGCGGACTTCGAGCGGCGCCAAGCCGTGCGCCAGACGTGGGGTGCTGAGGGGCGCGTGCAGGGGGCGCTAGTGCGCAGGGTATTCTTGCTGGGCATACCCAGGGGCACAGGCACAGTCGGGGGTGAGGCGGAGGAGGGCACTCAAACGCACTGGAGCGCCCTGCTGCGTGCCGAGAGCCGCGCGTACGCGGACATCCTGCTCTGGGCCTTCGACGACACTTTCTTCAACCTAACGCTCAAGGAGATCCACTTTCTGGCCTGGGCTTCCGCCTACTGCCCCGACGTGCGCTTCGTTTTTAAAGGCGACGCCGACGTGTTCGTGCACGTGGGAAACCTGCTGGAGTTCCTGGCGCCGAGGGATCCGGCGCAGGACCTGCTTGCAGGTGACGTGATCGTGCAGGCGCGGCCAATCCGCGTGCGGGCCAGCAAATACTACATCCCCGAGGCTGTGTACGGCTTGCCAGCCTACCCTGCCTACGCAGGCGGCGGCGGCTTCGTGCTCTCGGGGGCCACACTGCGCCGCCTGGCCGGTGCCTGCGCGCAGGTTGAGCTTTTCCCCATCGACGACGTCTTTCTGGGCATGTGTCTACAGCGCCTGCACCTCACGCCTGAGCCTCATCCTGCTTTCCGCACTTTTGGCATCCCTCGACCTTCAGCCGCACCGCACCTCCACACCTTCGATCCCTGTTTTTACCGTGAGCTGGTTGTAGTGCACGGGCTCTCGGCTGCAGACATCTGGCTTATGTGGCACCTGCTACACGGGCCAAATGGGCCAGCCTGTGCGCGTCCATGGCCTGTTCCTGCTGGCCCTTTCCAGTGGGGCCCCTAG